In Coccidioides posadasii str. Silveira chromosome 4, complete sequence, one genomic interval encodes:
- a CDS encoding uncharacterized protein (EggNog:ENOG410PTSP~COG:S), with translation MPSSAEPGRTPEPWSSPTLLFVYGSLMDTDVIQVVLSLTAPPPPLQAAKLRDYRMKMWHIYPTLIPHKGSEIQGRVYPVESLDHFQRLESYETRAYTWTVCDVELDDGSVAQGCRVFIWAGDPESSELYEGSFDLERYQTRYKPSMMGRS, from the coding sequence ATGCCATCATCAGCCGAGCCAGGTAGAACCCCGGAACCATGGTCTTCTCCCACCCTTCTGTTTGTTTACGGCTCCCTCATGGACACCGACGTTATCCAGGTGGTGCTCAGTCTCACAGCGCCTCCCCCACCGCTTCAGGCTGCTAAGCTGAGAGACTATAGAATGAAGATGTGGCATATCTATCCGACATTGATACCACATAAGGGCTCCGAGATCCAAGGAAGGGTCTACCCCGTTGAGAGTCTTGATCACTTTCAGCGGCTAGAGAGTTACGAAACGAGGGCATATACATGGACTGTTTGTGATGTTGAATTAGACGATGGCAGCGTCGCCCAAGGTTGTCGCGTGTTTATATGGGCTGGTGATCCGGAAAGCAGCGAGCTGTACGAAGGGTCCTTCGACTTGGAGCGTTATCAGACTCGTTATAAACCATCTATGATGGGAAGATCTTAA
- a CDS encoding uncharacterized protein (EggNog:ENOG410PFT7~COG:C) — translation MASRHTTFRLNTGEDIPAIGFGTWQDENAQEDAVLTALSAGYRHIDTAAVYGTEKAIGRALARSRLSRDELFITSKLWNNKHRPEDVEQAIDQSLKNLEIDYLDLYLMHWPAAFAPGDDMFPKDSQGNSKTVDIDYVDTYKAMEKLVKSGKTKAIGISNFSKGEMERLLESCSIVPAVMQMELHPWLQQNDFVEWLKSKGIHVTQYSSLGNQNEVYSGRERYGRLIEDPTLAAIGTKYGKTEAQVALAWGINKGHSVLVKSKTPHRIQQNFESDFELKQEDMKAIENIDKKLRFNDSSADFGYNFFVGLEGKEK, via the exons ATGGCGAGTCGTCATACAACCTTCAGGCTTAACACAGGAGAAGATATTCCAGCCATTGGCTTCGGAACGTGGCAGGATGAAAACGCACAGGAGGATGCCGTTCTCACTGCTCTCAGTGCTGGGTACCGGCACATCGACACCGCTGCGGT ATATGGGACAGAGAAAGCTATCGGGAGAGCTCTTGCACGAAGCCGACTATCTCGGGATGAACTCTTTATTACCAGCAAACTGTGGAATAACAAACACCGTCCGGAAGACGTGGAACAGGCAATTGACCAGTCGCTCAAGAACCTAGAAATTGACTACTTGGACTTGTACCTCATGCATTGGCCAGCTGCCTTCGCACCTGGGGATGATATGTTTCCAAAAGATAGCCAAGGGAATTCTAAAACAGTTGATATTGATTATGTCGAC ACATACAAAGCGATGGAGAAACTCGTTAAATCCGGAAAGACTAAAGCTATCGGAATTTCAAATTTCTCAAAAGGGGAAATGGAAAGGCTGCTTGAGAGCTGCTCCATAGTGCCGGCCGTAATGCAGATGGAGTTGCATCCATGGCTACAACAAAACGATTTCGTTGAATGGCTCAAAAGCAAAGGCATCCATGTCACGCAATATTCATCCCTTGGAAATCAAAACGAGGTATATTCAGGCCGCGAAAGGTATGGAAGGCTGATTGAGGATCCAACTCTTGCCGCGATTGGGACGAAATACGGCAAAACAGAGGCTCAGGTAGCACTTG CATGGGGAATTAACAAAGGCCACTCTGTTCTCGTTAAGTCGAAGACACCTCATCGCATTCAGCAAAACTTCGAGTCGGATTTTGAACTGAAACAAGAGGACATGAAGGCCATTGAGAATATTGACAAGAAGCTTCGCTTTAATGACTCAAGCGCCGATTTTGGCTATAACTTCTTCGTGGGTTTGGAGGGCAAGGAGAAATAA